The genomic window CAATTCGGCGGCCCTGGACTTCAAGGAAAAACCAGGCAAATAAGCGAGTCTGCCAGATCCTCTGCCCGCGGTTCCGGGCCGTCCCGCGTTTTCCGTGCCCCGGACGTTTTGTTGGGTGGATGCTTCGCACGACGCCGGGCGGTGGCTGGGAGCGTGAAGGACGGGTGCCCCCGATCCTCGCCTGGCTCTGGAATCGGCGTTTCAATCCCTCTCGCGGCGACTTGGGCCGCTGGGGCGAGTGGGTCGCGTTGCGGCACCTGCTGGCCATGAAATGGGACGTGGTGGCCCGGAATTGGAGAGGCCGGCGGGGCGAGGTGGACCTGATCGCCTGGCACGATTCGTGGCTCGTC from Acidobacteriota bacterium includes these protein-coding regions:
- a CDS encoding YraN family protein, with the protein product MLRTTPGGGWEREGRVPPILAWLWNRRFNPSRGDLGRWGEWVALRHLLAMKWDVVARNWRGRRGEVDLIAWHDSWLVFVEVKTSLVPSPFRPEERVGPEKQRRLERLADEFIWRHELEKAPVRLDVIAVETRDRVRFRLRHYVF